AGAGACGTACCCAGAGACTTCTCCACAAATAACCCTCGATGCCTTTTTCAACAATAGAATGTGAGCACAATTTTATGTTGTCAAGTGTTATTCTTGTGTTATTTATAAGACATCAAAGTTGAATCAGACGATTGCAGCTAAGGCATATCATCAAATACTttcaatcagccaatcagtcAAACTTAATTTACTCAAATTCGGTGACATCCACGCTTTTATATCTAAAGGACAATCAAAGAGTGAACCTATAGAGctgagtgtcatcagcatagctGTGGGAAGAGGTGCGTTGCCTCCTGATGACACCACTAAGGGGTAACCtatgtaaattaaaaattagaGGTCCTAAAATTGAACCCTACGTTACACTGCTGGCTACCACATGCTGTTTGGAGGAATGGTCTTCAATTAAGACAAAGGATTTTCTGTGCCTCAGATATAAGGCAGCCCAGTTCAAACATTTCCACAGAGGCCCACATGCCTTTTCATTCTGCCAAAAAATTTACATCATTTCATGGAGAGTCAATACAgtaatctatttttaaaaaacactggaaaTTAGTGCAGAAATGGTGAAATTTGCTGGTTGTGTTTCAGCTATGAGACTAGATACAGGTGACCATTTGTTTGAACCTTACATACCAAAACTTAAGATTTTAGAAACAGTGAATGTTATGACAGACCAGGTGAGCAAATATTGCACAAGTGGGGCAGTGTATACTGAAAATGACGGGACCCAGCAGTGACCCTGGGGTCACACCAGAGCACTAATATGGATTAATCCCCTGCTAAAGATAGTCCCTTGGAAATATATGaatcaaacatttgaaattaGTCCAAGATCCCATCTGTATAATGCATTTAGAAATTTTTATCTGTTGTGGCTTCCAAGTGTTAATCATTAACGTTTTCTGTGGATAAACCACAATGCATaatgaaaacagtttgatatcTAATAGCTCAGATtgcatacagaggtggtctgggatgtcTTCATCTAGATTAGATTGGTTGTGTAGTTGTGACATGTACTGGCACACATTAAAGACCTCGCAATCAGAACATGGACATGATCCATGATATTATAGTGAACTGAAAGCTTTATTTATGTCCATCCAGCGTCACTCCGAGTAATGGGGACTGTGGCTTTTTTAGAGACCTGgattgtttgtctctgttcaGTCATAAGAGCCAGACTTTTAAGCCTTTTTATTTGATACCTTTTTTAACATGAATGTGTTGTGACCCCTCTGTGTTGCTCAGCTCTGCAGAGACGAAGCAGCTGATCCTGTCAAAGCTGGAGGAGCAAGTGGAGGCGAACCTGGGCACTGCCATGATGTACACTCTGTTTGAGTGGGCCAAAGAGAACCAGGAGGTTCTGATGGAGAACCACAAGCCTGTCAGCACTGCTGTGGTCAGTCTCTGTCACTACTAACTACTGACACAGAAGCAGCACTGATAGTTGTCCATCTTAAAACCACCATGGACCTATTGAGAGACTTGTTAAGAAATGTTTGGCTCATatttgaaaaaattgaaataacttGTAGTTGACTTCTTATTGTTGCAGACGATATCCAGCAGTGACACATCGAGCTCCGCCTCCATGGctaagaagaaggagaagaaggagcagCTGACCAAAGCtcagaagaggaggatgatcAACAGAACAGGTACATTTATGGAGTTAAACACTGAGATCTGTTTTAGGCTGGCCCCACAGgagatgattttcaaatcttaactgatttacaaaaacatggtAGACCAAAGACATGAGTACAGTAATTTTTAACATTGTAATCCCCTGAAcgtaacctgacacatcagatagactgtttcacagggtaggacttttcagaaaattctGGCattgtgattggatgaatgttctgtctgtcacatttattatggGCCAATAAGAATGACAAGGCAAAATGAGGCAGTAGACGTGCACATC
This genomic stretch from Cheilinus undulatus linkage group 22, ASM1832078v1, whole genome shotgun sequence harbors:
- the rwdd gene encoding RWD domain-containing protein 4 → MTANEDQEMELEALRSIYEGDECFKEISPVSFQFRIGDLEDTKAFLLDVMWPETYPETSPQITLDAFFNNRISAETKQLILSKLEEQVEANLGTAMMYTLFEWAKENQEVLMENHKPVSTAVTISSSDTSSSASMAKKKEKKEQLTKAQKRRMINRTDNKGELPRGWNWVDVIKHLSKTGGKDDE